One stretch of Mus pahari chromosome 15, PAHARI_EIJ_v1.1, whole genome shotgun sequence DNA includes these proteins:
- the Wdr33 gene encoding pre-mRNA 3' end processing protein WDR33 isoform X3, producing the protein MATEIGSPPRFFHMPRFQHQAPRQLFYKRPDFAQQQAMQQLTFDGKRMRKAVNRKTIDYNPSVIKYLENRIWQRDQRDMRAIQPDAGYYNDLVPPIGMLNNPMNAVTTKFVRTSTNKVKCPVFVVRWTPEGRRLVTGASSGEFTLWNGLTFNFETILQAHDSPVRAMTWSHNDMWMLTADHGGYVKYWQSNMNNVKMFQAHKEAIREASFSPTDNKFATCSDDGTVRIWDFLRCHEERILRDLNIEL; encoded by the exons ATGGCTACAGAAATTGGCTCTCCTCCACGATTTTTCCATATGCCGAGGTTTCAACACCAGGCTCCCCGACAATTATTTTATAAGCGACCTGATTTTGCACAGCAGCAAGCAATGCAGCAGCTCACCTTTGATGGAAAACGAATGAGAAAAGCTGTAAACCGAAAAACCATAGACTACAATCCCTCTGTAATTAAGTATTTGGAG aATAGGATATGGCAAAGAGATCAGAGAGATATGCGGGCAATTCAGCCGGATGCAGGTTATTATAATGAT ctggtCCCACCAATAGGAATGTTGAATAATCCAATGAATGCAGTAACAACAAAATTTGTTAGGACATCAACAAACAAAGTAAAATGCCCAGTATTTGTTGTGAGG tGGACCCCGGAAGGAAGACGATTGGTCACTGGGGCTTCTAGTGGGGAGTTCACCTTGTGGAATGGGCTGACTTTCAACTTTGAAACCATATTGCAG GCTCATGATAGCCCTGTGAGGGCCATGACTTGGTCACATAATGACATGTGGATGTTGACAGCAGATCATGGAGGATATGTGAAATATTGGCAATCCAACATGAACAACGTCAAGATGTTCCAGGCACATAAGGAGGCGATTAGAGAGGCCAG TTTCTCACCCACGGATAATAAATTTGCTACATGCTCTGATGACGGCACTGTTAGAATCTGGGATTTTCTTCGTTGCCATGAGGAAAGAATTCTCCGAG
- the Wdr33 gene encoding pre-mRNA 3' end processing protein WDR33 isoform X2 produces the protein MATEIGSPPRFFHMPRFQHQAPRQLFYKRPDFAQQQAMQQLTFDGKRMRKAVNRKTIDYNPSVIKYLENRIWQRDQRDMRAIQPDAGYYNDLVPPIGMLNNPMNAVTTKFVRTSTNKVKCPVFVVRWTPEGRRLVTGASSGEFTLWNGLTFNFETILQAHDSPVRAMTWSHNDMWMLTADHGGYVKYWQSNMNNVKMFQAHKEAIREASFSPTDNKFATCSDDGTVRIWDFLRCHEERILRGTNRGHRIFWMWSCRQL, from the exons ATGGCTACAGAAATTGGCTCTCCTCCACGATTTTTCCATATGCCGAGGTTTCAACACCAGGCTCCCCGACAATTATTTTATAAGCGACCTGATTTTGCACAGCAGCAAGCAATGCAGCAGCTCACCTTTGATGGAAAACGAATGAGAAAAGCTGTAAACCGAAAAACCATAGACTACAATCCCTCTGTAATTAAGTATTTGGAG aATAGGATATGGCAAAGAGATCAGAGAGATATGCGGGCAATTCAGCCGGATGCAGGTTATTATAATGAT ctggtCCCACCAATAGGAATGTTGAATAATCCAATGAATGCAGTAACAACAAAATTTGTTAGGACATCAACAAACAAAGTAAAATGCCCAGTATTTGTTGTGAGG tGGACCCCGGAAGGAAGACGATTGGTCACTGGGGCTTCTAGTGGGGAGTTCACCTTGTGGAATGGGCTGACTTTCAACTTTGAAACCATATTGCAG GCTCATGATAGCCCTGTGAGGGCCATGACTTGGTCACATAATGACATGTGGATGTTGACAGCAGATCATGGAGGATATGTGAAATATTGGCAATCCAACATGAACAACGTCAAGATGTTCCAGGCACATAAGGAGGCGATTAGAGAGGCCAG TTTCTCACCCACGGATAATAAATTTGCTACATGCTCTGATGACGGCACTGTTAGAATCTGGGATTTTCTTCGTTGCCATGAGGAAAGAATTCTCCGAG